Below is a window of Streptomyces spongiicola DNA.
GCCGGCTACCGCAAGCTCAACGCCGTCCGCGCCGACGGCTCCGACGGCGTCTACTTCCGCAACTTCACCGCCCAGCGCACGACGTTCAACGCGCTCTACGTGCTGGCCGTGGACGGCTTCGTCATCGACAAGGTGCTCACCCGCTGGAACGACGAGTACGGCTTCCTCACCTTCGCGAGCGACCACGGCCTGTACCGCGACTGCGAGTCGTACGGCAACGGCGACTCGGGCATCTACCCGGGCAGCGCCTCGGACATCAACGACGGCCGCGGGTACGACGTACCCCGCTACTCCATCGAGATCACCGGCTGCCGCAGCCATCACAACCTCCTCGGCTACTCGGGCACGGCGGGCGACTCGGTCTGGGCCCACGACAACGAGTTCGACCACAACATGGCCGGCGCGTCCATGGACAGCGTCTTCCCCGGGCACCCCGGTCTGCCGCAGAACCACGCGCGGTTCGAGCGCAACCTCATCCACAGCAACAACCAGAACTACTACCGGTACGTCGTGGACGGCACCTGCGCCAAGCCGCCCGCCGAGCGCGGCTACGAGCGGGGCGTGGTGTGCCCCCAGACGTCCGTACCACCCGGCACGGGCGTCATGGTGGCCGGCGGCAACTGGAACGTCTTCGAGGGCAACTGGGTCTACGGTCACCAGCGCGCCGCGTTCCACCTCAACGCCGTACCGGCCTACATCCGCGGCGACGAGTCCTGGTCGAGGCAGACCGACACCTCCCACCACAACCGCTTCCACGCCAACAAGCTCGGCACCGACCGGGACGGCAAGGCGGCCCCCAACCGCGTCGACGTCTGGTGGGACGGCCAGGGCGAGGGCAACTGCTGGCAGGACGACACCTCCGGCAGCACCCCCCGCACCCTGCCGGTGTGCGGTGAGGAGCCGGGGGCGGTGTCCGGCGGATCGCACCGGATCCTCGGAGAGCCGGTCAAACTCGCCCAGTTGATCGTCTGCTCCGACTACAGCGTCGGGGCGCGGCGGCTGCCCGCGGGCTGCGACTGGTACGGGGCGCGCGGGATCGAACGCGTCGAGGTGCAGACCGCCCTCGCGATCGCCGGGGTGCTCGCGCTGGTCGGCGGCCTGCTGTGGTGGCGCAGACTGCGCGGGAACCGCTGGGTCGCCGCCGCCACCGCGCTCGGCGCGGCCGGCCTGGTACTCGACGTCGCGGGCGAGACGCTCTCCCTGTCCACCGGTCTCGTCCCGGCGCTCGCCCTGCTGCTCCTGGGGATCTGGTGGACCGCCACCGGGCTCGCCCTGCGCACCGGCAGCCCCGCCTTCGGCTGGACGACGGTGGCGATGGGCCTGCTGACCCTGGTCGACGCCTTCGACCAGGCGGTCGTCATGGTCCCGTGGACGCCGCTCGGCCCGGCGTGGTTGCGCGGGCTGCTGGGCCTGGTGTGGGTCGTGTGGGCGGTGGTGGCCGCGGCACGGCCGGTGGACGCTTCCCGGTCCGCCGCCACGAACGACCCGGACGCAACCGGTGCGGTACGGCCTGGGGCCGCGTCATGAGGCCGGGTCAGGACCGCCGTCCCCGGCGGGCGTCCCCGGCGCTGGTCACGGCGCTGGTCACGGCGGCCCTGGTCCTCGCCGTGGGCTCCTGCACCGAGCGCCCCACCACGCACCACGGGTCGGGCACGGGCCACGAGGTGGTCACCGGCCCCGCCGGGACGCTGCTGCCCGGCGGCCACGGAGAGCACCCTCACGACCGCCTGCGGCAGGTACCCGCACGGGACGCCCCGACCGTCACCCTGACCGTCCGGCCCGACGCGGAGGACGGCTGGAACGTACGGCTCGCCGTCGGGCGCTTCCGCTTCACCCCGGACAGCGTGGGCGGCGCGGCCGTCCTGGGCACCGGCCACGCCCATCTGCTGCTGGACGGCGCGAAGATCGCCCGGGTGTACGGCGGCAGCTACCACCTGCCCGCCGAGCGGATACCCGCCGGCGGCGGGACGCTCACCGCCCGGCTCGTCGCCGACGACCACACCGCCTGGGCCGTGGAGGGGCGCCCCGTCGAGGACACCGTGCGGCTGTCCGGAGTGTCGCCCGGTGCGCCGCCCGGCGCGACCCCGGAGCCCGGGGACCAGCCGACGGACCAGTCCGGGCAGCCTCCGTCCGGTCAGTCCCGGTCCGGCCAGCCTCCGTCCGCCCAGCCTCCGTCCGCCCAGCCTCCGTCAGGTCAGTCGCCGTCCGGTGGGCCAGACCAGACCGGCCAGGCCGCCCAGACCGTCGCGATCAGCATCGCCGAAGGCAGGATCAGTCCGGCACCCGGGCGCATCGACGTGCGGAAGGGCCGGCCCGTCGACCTCCGGGTCACCAGCGACACCGACGACGAACTGCACGTCCACGGAGTGGACCGCTCGGCCGAACTCAAGGCCGGCCGCACCACCACCCTCCGTGTCGTCATGGACCGGGCGGGGCTGTTCGAGGTCGAGACGCACCGCTCGGGCCTGGTGCTGGCACAGCTCGCGGTCCGGTGAACGGCGTGCACGTTCTCGCCCACGGAGTCGGCTCCCGGCACGATCTGCCCGTCTCGGCCTTCCACGCCTATGCGGGTGCGTTCGCCGCGCTGCTGTTCTCCTTCCTGGCACTGGGCCTGCTCTGGCCGGAGTCACGCTTCCGCGGAGACCGCTCCGGGCGACCGCTGCCCGCCGTCCTCCAGCGTGCGGCGGACTCCCGCGCCCTACGCGGCGGGCTCCGGGCACTGGGACTCGTCGCCGCCACCGCCGTACTCGTCCACCTGGTGGCCGGTCCGGACGACCCGGCACGCAACCCCGCGCCCGGCGCGGTCTATGTGCTGCTCTGGGTGGGGCTGATACCGGCCTCGATGCTCCTCGGCCCCGTGTGGCGGCTGCTCAACCCGCTGCGCACGGTGCACCTGCTCGGCTGCCGCGCCCTGCGCAGATCCCCCGACGCCGGACGGCGGGAGCCGGCCCTGCGGCTCGGCCACTGGCCGGCGGCGGCCGGGCTGCTGGCCTTCACCTGGCTCGAACTCGCCTCCCCCGCCCCCGCTTCCCGCACCGCCCTGCTGCTCTTCCTGCTCTCCTACGCGGCCGTGCAACTGGCGGGCGCGGCCGTCTGCGGCCGTGTCTGGTTCGACCGGTGCGACGCGTTCGAGGTCTACTCCGCACTGCTCGCCCGGCTCGCGCCCCTGGGGCGTGGAGCCGACGGGCGGCTCGTCCTCCGCAACCCGCTGCACGGACTCGACGGCACCCCCCGGATCCCGGGCCTGGTGGCCACGGTGTGCGTGCTACTCGGCAGCACGGCCTACGACGGCTTCTCGGACACCCCGTGGTGGATCAACACGCTTCAGACGTCACCGCTCGGCCGCACCGCGACCGCGACCGCCGGACTCGTCGGCACCGTGGGCGGCATCGCCCTCCTCTACGTCGTGTGCGCGGGCAGCGCCCGGCTGATCGCCGGGCCGGTGCCGCGGCCGCTCGGCGCCTTCGCCCACTCCCTGCTGCCGATCGCCGCCGGCTATCTGGTCGCCCACTACTTCTCCCTGCTGACGACCGAGGGACCCCGGACACTGGTGCTCGCCCTCGACGGCGCCGGGTCCGGCGGGGTGTCCGCGCCGGACCCGCCGCTCGGGCCGGCGGGCCTGGCCACCCTCCAGGTGGCGGCCGTGGTCACCGGCCACGTCCTCGGTGTCGTCGCGGCGCACGACCGGTCCGTACGCCTGTTCCCGCCGGCTCGGGCGGTCGCGGGAGGGATTCCCCTGCTGGTGCTCATGATCGGCTACACCCTCTGCGGCATCGGACTGCTCGTCGCATGACGCCGCCCGCGCCACCCCTCGTGGCGTGCGCCGCCTCGTGCACGGATCGTTTCATCGGGTGTGGCCGCCGGGCGATCGGGAACCAGCAGCGCCTGGGGCCAGTACCGGTAGGAGCCTGGGGTCATGGGGTCATGGGGTCATGGGGTCATGAGGTGATGGGATCGGTGGGATCAAGTGGCCTGTGGTCGAGGGCTTTCGCTGCTTCCGGTTACCGGGGGCACCTGTCGGGGCGGCCTCGGGTGGTCCTTTGCACGGCGGTGTCGGGATCGATGCCGTGGAGCAGTAGTCGCGCGTGGACCCTCTCCCACCGCACGGCAGGCAGCTTCCATCCGATCACCGATCCGGTGTCACTTGCGGAGAAGGAGACTTCTGATCCCGTCTGCCCCCAGATCTCGGCGGAGATGGTGTGTGGTACGAGGGTGATGAACCATTCGAGCTGCCGTTCGTCGGTCAGGTCCAGGGCCACGGCGGTCTCCCCTTCCCGGGCCCCCGTCGCGTCGAGGATGGCGGTGAGGGCGGCCTCGGCATCCGAGGGCCAGGGGATATCGGATATGAGATCAATGTCCGTTGAAGCCGCGTCAGGTGCCATTTCCCGGATCACCTCTGCGATTACTCTTCGCGACGTTTCGGGGGCGGTGTCTTCCAGAAGGAGGAGGTCAAGCGGATGTGGCCGCTGGCCGCTGCGGTTTCCAAAGGGCCGAGCGAACTCGGTGAGCGCGCGTATGAGTGAGCGTTCGGCGGACATCGGGCTGATCGGTCCCTTCCGGTGAGGTTCTGCACGATCGTTTCATCGGGTGTGGCCGCCGGGGGCGTACCCATTCCAGGCGGGCGCCTCCGTCGGCGGACGGCGACGCGATCGGGACCCCTCCGTTCCGCCGCGCCTCGTGCGGGGCACCCGGGGAGTGATCCGTCACCCCGCCTCGCGCAGCCGGAGAAGGTATGCGGCAGTCAGCGCGACGGCACGGTCCCCGTCATGCGACAGCTCCCCGAGGGCACGGGTAGCCGTGGCCCCCGGGATGTCCGCAAGCGCCTGGGTCAACCGTCCACGCGCGGGCGCCTCGGTGATGTCGTGGGCGAGGCGGTCGGCGAGCGCGGTCGCGATCCGATCGGCCGTCGCGGTGTCGGTCGCCAGCGCGCCGAGTGCGTCGGCCGCGTCGGTGTCGTTCCTTCCCACCACGATCATGTCGATGAGCGTCGGGACCGCATCGGCCACCCCACGCGCCCCGAGCGCCAGAGCCGCGATCGCGCGGACCGCGAACTCGGGGTCCGCGAGGGCGCCGCGGAGCCGCGTGGCAGCCTCGTCACCGGGCATCTCCGCGAGGGACCGAACGGCACGTTCCCGCACGGCGGCCGCCGGTGAGCCGAGACCCTCCGCGAGCAGGGCCGTGCCGCCGTCGCCCGCACGCGCCAGCGCCCACCGGAGGGCTCCGGCGACGTTCGGCTCCGTCTCACCGAGTACGGCCTCGACCAAGGCCTCCACCGGCACCGGAACCTCTTCGCCCGAGGAGAGGGCCGCGCGCTGGCGAGCGTCGGCGCTCTTCGACCCGAGTGCCTGGAGGAGCGCGACGACCCGGAGGACGTCCTCCCAGCCGGCGGGTTCCGCGGAACGGATCCGGCGGAGCCGCCTGAGCAGCTCGGTCTCGGCCGCGATGCGGTCGCTTGTCTGGCGGATGAGGTCGTCGACGAGCGCCGAGGCCGTGAAGCCCGGATCGTCGAGCGCGCGCCCGATCTCCCGGAGCGACAGCCCCAGCGACCGCAGGCTCTCGATGTGGAAGATCCGCCGGATGTCCTCCGCGGAGTACTCCCGGTAGCCGGAGCCCGTGCGACCCGAAGGCCGCACCAGACCGAGCGATTCGTAATGCCTGAGCATGCGGGCGCTGACCCCGGACCGTCTCGAC
It encodes the following:
- a CDS encoding right-handed parallel beta-helix repeat-containing protein yields the protein MTWTRRIMTALAVAAALLLGTATAAPAHEEREVTFPDGTGSVPEYRDGPPDLLVCKDDSGDFQRRVARFPDALRAHNLRLYERCLRDGYRHIQQAVDAVDRPGMTIAVLPGRYEEEPSQPEPAGECARLKAPRAAQGYQVLSYAQQKQCPHNQNLVAILGKRDLQIEGTGAGPLDVVVDAGYRKLNAVRADGSDGVYFRNFTAQRTTFNALYVLAVDGFVIDKVLTRWNDEYGFLTFASDHGLYRDCESYGNGDSGIYPGSASDINDGRGYDVPRYSIEITGCRSHHNLLGYSGTAGDSVWAHDNEFDHNMAGASMDSVFPGHPGLPQNHARFERNLIHSNNQNYYRYVVDGTCAKPPAERGYERGVVCPQTSVPPGTGVMVAGGNWNVFEGNWVYGHQRAAFHLNAVPAYIRGDESWSRQTDTSHHNRFHANKLGTDRDGKAAPNRVDVWWDGQGEGNCWQDDTSGSTPRTLPVCGEEPGAVSGGSHRILGEPVKLAQLIVCSDYSVGARRLPAGCDWYGARGIERVEVQTALAIAGVLALVGGLLWWRRLRGNRWVAAATALGAAGLVLDVAGETLSLSTGLVPALALLLLGIWWTATGLALRTGSPAFGWTTVAMGLLTLVDAFDQAVVMVPWTPLGPAWLRGLLGLVWVVWAVVAAARPVDASRSAATNDPDATGAVRPGAAS
- a CDS encoding MerR family transcriptional regulator; the encoded protein is MLIGEVSRRSGVSARMLRHYESLGLVRPSGRTGSGYREYSAEDIRRIFHIESLRSLGLSLREIGRALDDPGFTASALVDDLIRQTSDRIAAETELLRRLRRIRSAEPAGWEDVLRVVALLQALGSKSADARQRAALSSGEEVPVPVEALVEAVLGETEPNVAGALRWALARAGDGGTALLAEGLGSPAAAVRERAVRSLAEMPGDEAATRLRGALADPEFAVRAIAALALGARGVADAVPTLIDMIVVGRNDTDAADALGALATDTATADRIATALADRLAHDITEAPARGRLTQALADIPGATATRALGELSHDGDRAVALTAAYLLRLREAG
- a CDS encoding cupredoxin domain-containing protein, with the translated sequence MRPGQDRRPRRASPALVTALVTAALVLAVGSCTERPTTHHGSGTGHEVVTGPAGTLLPGGHGEHPHDRLRQVPARDAPTVTLTVRPDAEDGWNVRLAVGRFRFTPDSVGGAAVLGTGHAHLLLDGAKIARVYGGSYHLPAERIPAGGGTLTARLVADDHTAWAVEGRPVEDTVRLSGVSPGAPPGATPEPGDQPTDQSGQPPSGQSRSGQPPSAQPPSAQPPSGQSPSGGPDQTGQAAQTVAISIAEGRISPAPGRIDVRKGRPVDLRVTSDTDDELHVHGVDRSAELKAGRTTTLRVVMDRAGLFEVETHRSGLVLAQLAVR